The genomic region TGTAGAGGTAGCTATATGTCGTTGGCGCTTAATGCAGGGGAATTGGGGTGATTTGTATACGGGTCACGTCTTAATAGATAACCTACAGAAAAAGACCATTATTAAGTGTCAAATAACTAGAGTTTATTTTGCCAAAATGAGTGACCATGCTATTATCAACTATGTGAGAACCGGTGAGCCACTAAAATGTGCAGGTGCTTTTGCTTTGGAAGGTTTTGGCAGTTTATTTGTGGAAAAAATTATGGGTTGCCATAGTAATGTAATTGGACTAAGTTTACCCTTACTAAGGCAAATGTTAGGGGAACTGGGTTATGAGGTAACAGATTTTTGGCAATAGGATATACTAATAAAAACAAGATACACAACAATATGTCCTCTCAACCTTCTCTACGGGAAAAACAACATCCTTTAATTCAGCAACTAGCTAATACAATCGAAGAAGTTTGGCATGAATACCTCCAGTTATCGCCCTATGAGTTACCTGAGGATTTGGGGTATGTGGAAGGTAGATTGGAAGGAGAAAAACTGGTAATTGAAAATCGCTGTTATCAGACTGTTCACTTCCGCAAAATGCACTTAGAACTAGCGAGAGTTGGCAATATCTTAGATATCTTACACTGTGTGATGTTCCCTCACCAGGAGTATGATATACCCATGTTTGGTTGTGATTTGGTGGGGGGTAGAGGTCAAATTAGTGCAGCTATAGCAGATCTTTCTCCTGTAAATTTAGAGAGAACCCTACCAGAAAATTATCATCATCAGTTAGGCAATTTAACCGCAGTTAATTTTTCTCAACCCCGGGATTTACCTGAATGGGGAAATATATTTTCAGATTTCTGTCTGTTTATTCGTCCTAGCTCTTTAGAGGAAGAATTGTTGTTTTTAAATAGAGTGAGAGAGTTTTTAAAAATCCATTGCAGTCAAGCAATTATCTCCGTTCCTGTTCCACCGGAAAAGATTCCCTCAATTATTGCGGGACAACATAACTATTGTACAAAACAACAAAAAAATGATAAGACCCGTCGGGTCTTAGAAAAAGCATTTGGTGAACAGTGGGCAGAAAACTACATGACCACTGTATTATTCGATTTGCCTTGACGATGCCAGTCTCTGATTGACTAAATCTATAGCTAGTTCTATAGCTGCTTGCATACTGGTTCCATCAGCAATACCTTTACCAACAATATCAAAAGCGGTTCCGTGATCTGGTGAAGTTCTGACAAATGGTAACCCGATAGTGGTATTAACAGCTCGGTCAAAAGCCATTAATTTAACTGGAATTAAACCCTGATCGTGATAAAGAGCTAAGTAGCCATCAGCAGGATTTGTAACTAAAGAATGACCGTACCAGGCCTGACCGGGTTTTACCCACATTGTGTCCGGTGGTATTGGTCCTTCCAGTTGCAAATGTGGTCGTTTTTCCCTTTCTCTTTGTAACCAGGGAATCAACCAATCTATTTCTTCTGTCCCTAACTGTCCCATCTCTCCACTGTGGGGATTTAAACCCGCAATCACTATTTTGGCTGTTTTAATCCCAAAGTCTCTTGCTAAACATTCCTCTAATAAATCTAACTTTCCCGTTAATAACTCTCCTGTTAGGGTTTGACATACTTGATTTATGGGAATGTGGGTGGTAGCTAATAATGTTCTTAAAGTCCAACCAGTAAAGGGCGATCGCCCGACAAATAGCATGCCAAAACGGTCTATACCTGATCTTTGAGCCAGAAGTTCGGTTTGTCCGGGATAATCGT from Cylindrospermopsis curvispora GIHE-G1 harbors:
- a CDS encoding Maf family protein encodes the protein MNIPEFVLASASPARDRLLQTVGIKPIIYPSDFDESQVQLSNPQELVNTLAQCKAETVSPRFPSALIMGCDSVLAMDNQIYGKPENVEVAICRWRLMQGNWGDLYTGHVLIDNLQKKTIIKCQITRVYFAKMSDHAIINYVRTGEPLKCAGAFALEGFGSLFVEKIMGCHSNVIGLSLPLLRQMLGELGYEVTDFWQ
- a CDS encoding phycocyanobilin:ferredoxin oxidoreductase, whose amino-acid sequence is MSSQPSLREKQHPLIQQLANTIEEVWHEYLQLSPYELPEDLGYVEGRLEGEKLVIENRCYQTVHFRKMHLELARVGNILDILHCVMFPHQEYDIPMFGCDLVGGRGQISAAIADLSPVNLERTLPENYHHQLGNLTAVNFSQPRDLPEWGNIFSDFCLFIRPSSLEEELLFLNRVREFLKIHCSQAIISVPVPPEKIPSIIAGQHNYCTKQQKNDKTRRVLEKAFGEQWAENYMTTVLFDLP
- the pdxA gene encoding 4-hydroxythreonine-4-phosphate dehydrogenase PdxA, encoding MTKTHSIPRLAITQGDPAGIGSEVILKSLANPQLHKNCHLVVVGNRDLLTRTYENLTSVTEKTDPLLPHPRQLDIINVDLPSLTDIIPGVGNQASGAASFAYMERAIAQTLAGEFDGIVTAPIAKSAWKAAGHDYPGQTELLAQRSGIDRFGMLFVGRSPFTGWTLRTLLATTHIPINQVCQTLTGELLTGKLDLLEECLARDFGIKTAKIVIAGLNPHSGEMGQLGTEEIDWLIPWLQREREKRPHLQLEGPIPPDTMWVKPGQAWYGHSLVTNPADGYLALYHDQGLIPVKLMAFDRAVNTTIGLPFVRTSPDHGTAFDIVGKGIADGTSMQAAIELAIDLVNQRLASSRQIE